The Agrobacterium larrymoorei sequence CGTAATAGGTTGGTTCGGCGTAAACAGGCGTGCCATAAACCGGCCTGTCATGCGCAGCAGACAGCAGTGCGCCGCCGACGAGTGTACCAGCAATACCGGCGGCAAGGCCGCGGCCGAAATTGTTGCGTGCTTCAGCTTGGCTGGTGGTGGCAATTGTGGTGCCCGCAATTGTCAAAGCAACCAGACCAGCGGTGACAAATCTATTCTTCAATGTCCACATAGTCCTGCTCCTTAAAATGGTTCAGCACATCGTCCTGTGCTGATGAAGAAGAGACTACGCCCCGGAAGACTACCGCTACATGTCCGTTTGATTAATTCCTTGTAAGAAATCCTGTCGGCATCAAGATTTTGCCAGTTCCGCAAGCTGGGTCATAATCATCGCCGCGCCGGCCAAGCGCTTTTCAGGCGTCGGCAGATCACGGGTAAGGAAGACGCTGTGGTCAGGCCTGATCTTCGCCATGGAGCCCTGCTTGGCGATGTAGCCGACAAGTGCCGCAGGGTTCGGAAACTCCTTGTTGCGGAACTGCACGACAACACCCTTCGGACCGGCATCGAGCTTCTCGACGTTGGCGGTACGGCAGAGCGACTTGACGTAGACGATTTTCAACAGGTGCTGCACTTCCTTCGGCAGCGGACCGAAGCGGTCGATCATCTCTGCGCCGAAACCGTCGATCTCGTTAAGATCGGTCAACTCGCCAAGGCGACGGTAAAGCCCCATGCGCAGGTGGAGATCAGGCACATAGCTTTCCGGTATCATCACGGACGTGCCGACGGAGATTTGCGGCGACCAGCCGGTATCGATGACGTCGTCCTCGCCCTTGACCTCGGCAACCGCCTCTTCCAGCATCTGCTGGTAAAGCTCGAAACCGACTTCCTTGATGTGGCCGGATTGCTCCTCGCCGAGCAGATTGCCGGCACCGCGAATGTCGAGGTCATGACTGGCAAGCTGGAAACCGGCGCCGAGCGTGTCGAGCGACTGAAGCACCTTCAGTCGACGCTCGGCCATGGTCGTCAGCACCTTGTTGACCGGCAGCGTGAAGAGCGCGAAGGCGCGAACCTTGGAGCGACCGACACGACCTCGCAACTGATAAAGCTGTGCAAGACCAAACATGTCCGCGCGATGCACGATCAGCGTATTGGCGGTCGGTACATCGAGGCCGGATTCAACGATGGTCGTTGAAAGCAGGACATCATATTTGCCGTCATAGAAGGCATTCATGATGTCTTCCAGCTCGCCGGCCGGCATCTGGCCATGGACAACAGCAACCTTCAGTTCCGGCACATCCGATTGCAGGAAGGCGTGAATGTCGGCGAGATCGGCCAGACGCGGGCAGACATAGAAGCTCTGGCCGCCGCGATAATGCTCGCGCATCAGCGTTTCGCGGATGACAAGCGGATCGAAGGGCGAAATGAAGGTGCGCACGGCCATACGGTCGACCGGCGGCGTCGTGATCAACGACAGCTCGCGCACACCGGTCATCGCCAGTTGCAGGGTGCGCGGGATTGGCGTCGCCGACAGTGTCAGAACGTGAACGTCGCTCTTCAACTCCTTCAGCCGCTCCTTGTGCTTGACGCCGAAATGCTGCTCTTCATCGATGATCAGAAGGCCGAGATTGGCAAAGGTGATCCCCTGCCCCAGCAACGCATGCGTGCCGACGACGATATCGGTCTTGCCTTCCGCCACTTCCTTTTTGACGAGATTAAGCTCCTTGGCGCCGACAAGGCGTGACGCCTGCTGCACACGGATCGGAAGCCCGCGGAAGCGTTCGGAGAAGGTGCGGAAATGCTGACGCGCCAGAAGCGTTGTCGGCACGACGACAGCCACCTGCACGCCATTCATGGCCGCAAGGAAAGCCGCGCGCAGCGCCACTTCCGTTTTGCCGAAGCCCACGTCACCGCAGATCAGACGGTCCATCGGACGACCAGCGCCAAGATCATCCCGGATCGAGTCGATGGCATTCATCTGATCTTCGGTTTCATCATACGGGAAGCGTGCGGCGAACTCGTCATAGAGGCCATCGGGGGCCGTCAACACCGGAGCCTGGCGCACGAGACGAGCGGCAGCAATCCGGATAAGATCGCCAGCCATATCGAGAAGGCGCTTCTTGAGCTTCGCCTTGCGCATCTGCCATGCGCCACCGCCAAGCTTGTCGAGCTGGGCTTCCGCCGCATCCGATCCATAGCGGGACAGAAGATCGATGTTTTCGACTGGCAGAAACAGCTTGGCATCGTCTGCGTAATGCAGTTCCAGACAATCACGCGGCGCGCCCGCGGCCTCAATGGTGCGAAGCCCAACGAACCGGCCGATACCATGCTCGGCGTGAACGACGAGCGAGCCTTCATCCAGTCCCGCCACTTCCGAAATGAAGTCGGCACCGCGCTTGCGGCGCTTGGACCGGCGCACCATACGATCGCCGAGAATATCCTGCTCGCCGATAACAGCGAGATTGCTCGTGCCGAAGCTCGTCTCAAAACCGGCTTCAAGGCTGAGAACCGCCGACGCCGCCTCGCCCTTGCCGAGCTTTTCGATCTCCTTCAATGCCGAGATCGGCTTGATTTTTTCAAGCCCGTGCTCGTTCAAAACCTGTAGCAGACGATCCAGAGAGCCTTCCGACCAACCGGTGATCAAAACCTTCCAGCCCTTGGAGCGACGCTCGGCAATGTGCTTGACCGCCAGATCGAAGACATTGACGCGGTCTTCGCTGCCACCCTCCGCAGGAGGCTTTGCCCACCGCGGGCCGACATGCGCGTCGAGTGTCGCAACGGGCCTGTCGTTGGAATCCTGCTCGTTGAAGGGCGTCAGACGCACCGCGTTGACCGAATTCAGCGCCTCATCGAAGCTCTTGCCGCCGAGATAGAGCTGGCTGGGTGAAACCGGCTTGTAGGGAGCGCCTTGCGTGGCACCCTTGGTCTGGCCGGAATTGCGCCGCGCCTCGAAGTAATCATGCACGAGCTTGGAGCGCTCGACAGCCGCCTCGCGGGCGGTGTGATCGGTGACGATGCGGAAGCCCTGCAGATAATCGAAAGCGGTTTCCAGCTTCTCGTAAAAAAGCGGCAGCCAGTGCTCCATGCCGGCATAACGCCGACCCTCGGACACGGCCTGATAGAGTGAATCATCGCGCGTGGCGGCACCGAAGAGCGACAGATAATTCTTGCGGAAGCGGCTGATCGTATCAGGCGTCAGCGTCACTTCACTCATCGGGTTGAGATCAAGCGAGCGAGCCTGGCCGATGGTACGCTGGCTGGCGGGATCGAAGGTGCGGATGCTCTCTAGCGTATCGCCGAAGAAATCGAGACGCACCGGCTCTTCCGTGCCGGGAACGAAGACATCGAGAATACCGCCTCGCACAGCGAATTCGCCGACCTCGCGAACCGTCGCAACACGATCGAAACCGTTGCGCTCCAGCCGAGCAGCAATGTCGTCCATGCGGATCTGGTTGCCGGGCTTGGCAGAGAAGGCGAGGCTTTCGATGACGTCGCGCGGCGCCATCTTTTGCAGCATGGCGTTGACCGTGACGAGAACGATCGCCGGATGCGGCTTCTTCTGATGCTGGATAAGGCCCGAAAGTGCAGCCAGTCGGCGCGCCGAGGTGTCGGCACTCGGTGACACGCGATCGTAAGGCAGGCAGTCCCATGCGGGCAATGTGAGCACCGGAATATCCGGAGCAACAAACCCCAGAATCTGCTCCAGATCGGCGACGCGCTGTCCATCCGACATGACATAGGCGACGGATGTTCCGCTGCGCGCCATATCCGCCAGGAGAAGCGCCTCCATTCCGGACGGCACATTTCCAATGGTCAGCGGCGTATCGGCCGATGCCACCAGCTTCACATCAATCCCGGCGATCATCAATCAGGCTTTCGTTGTCTCGGAGGTGACCGGATCGAAATCCGGGCGATAGGAGGCGATTTTCATGAAGAGAGGCGTCTGGAATTTTTCAGGGATCGGCAGAGCACCCGTCACCATCTTGACGAGGTCGTTATCCTCCTCGGCCATGATCACTTCCAGCTCATCGAGTTCCGCTTCCGAAAGGTCACCGATATTGTCCTCGGCAAACTGGCCAAGCACCAGATCCATCTCGCGAATGCCGCGGTGCCAGCAACGATAGAGAATCCGCCGACGTCTCGGTTCGAGGTCGGCACTCGTGCGCACCAGTCCAGTCATCGCAGTCACCTGTTTGTTGGAAATTCAACAAATTGTTGATTTT is a genomic window containing:
- the mfd gene encoding transcription-repair coupling factor gives rise to the protein MIAGIDVKLVASADTPLTIGNVPSGMEALLLADMARSGTSVAYVMSDGQRVADLEQILGFVAPDIPVLTLPAWDCLPYDRVSPSADTSARRLAALSGLIQHQKKPHPAIVLVTVNAMLQKMAPRDVIESLAFSAKPGNQIRMDDIAARLERNGFDRVATVREVGEFAVRGGILDVFVPGTEEPVRLDFFGDTLESIRTFDPASQRTIGQARSLDLNPMSEVTLTPDTISRFRKNYLSLFGAATRDDSLYQAVSEGRRYAGMEHWLPLFYEKLETAFDYLQGFRIVTDHTAREAAVERSKLVHDYFEARRNSGQTKGATQGAPYKPVSPSQLYLGGKSFDEALNSVNAVRLTPFNEQDSNDRPVATLDAHVGPRWAKPPAEGGSEDRVNVFDLAVKHIAERRSKGWKVLITGWSEGSLDRLLQVLNEHGLEKIKPISALKEIEKLGKGEAASAVLSLEAGFETSFGTSNLAVIGEQDILGDRMVRRSKRRKRGADFISEVAGLDEGSLVVHAEHGIGRFVGLRTIEAAGAPRDCLELHYADDAKLFLPVENIDLLSRYGSDAAEAQLDKLGGGAWQMRKAKLKKRLLDMAGDLIRIAAARLVRQAPVLTAPDGLYDEFAARFPYDETEDQMNAIDSIRDDLGAGRPMDRLICGDVGFGKTEVALRAAFLAAMNGVQVAVVVPTTLLARQHFRTFSERFRGLPIRVQQASRLVGAKELNLVKKEVAEGKTDIVVGTHALLGQGITFANLGLLIIDEEQHFGVKHKERLKELKSDVHVLTLSATPIPRTLQLAMTGVRELSLITTPPVDRMAVRTFISPFDPLVIRETLMREHYRGGQSFYVCPRLADLADIHAFLQSDVPELKVAVVHGQMPAGELEDIMNAFYDGKYDVLLSTTIVESGLDVPTANTLIVHRADMFGLAQLYQLRGRVGRSKVRAFALFTLPVNKVLTTMAERRLKVLQSLDTLGAGFQLASHDLDIRGAGNLLGEEQSGHIKEVGFELYQQMLEEAVAEVKGEDDVIDTGWSPQISVGTSVMIPESYVPDLHLRMGLYRRLGELTDLNEIDGFGAEMIDRFGPLPKEVQHLLKIVYVKSLCRTANVEKLDAGPKGVVVQFRNKEFPNPAALVGYIAKQGSMAKIRPDHSVFLTRDLPTPEKRLAGAAMIMTQLAELAKS
- a CDS encoding FAD assembly factor SdhE, which encodes MTGLVRTSADLEPRRRRILYRCWHRGIREMDLVLGQFAEDNIGDLSEAELDELEVIMAEEDNDLVKMVTGALPIPEKFQTPLFMKIASYRPDFDPVTSETTKA